A genomic region of Anopheles coustani chromosome 3, idAnoCousDA_361_x.2, whole genome shotgun sequence contains the following coding sequences:
- the LOC131271819 gene encoding ornithine decarboxylase 2-like: MDSAKESLLQLNNVTVRPIDTGSIQEEIDRIIRSGTREHPLHVLDLDDVVRKHRNWLHTMPRVTPFYAVKCNDDPAILATLACLGTGFDCASEAEMRAILALGVSPDRILFAHPIKSTEALAFARARGIRRMTFDNEYELQKVHREYPEAQVVLRIRHDSDRVLIALGKKFGCDARGDGLRLLARAASLGVEVIGVSFHVGCGSLDADCFYRAIESARSVFDYARENLGVHLKLLDIGGGFPGDSDKPINEFALAVQKGLQDFFPEQTVEVIAEPGRYYVGSAVTLLSTIQGKKVTREADRIEQIMYYINDGVFGTLFDWLSLRQINDLERAVPVVRPEREQEQSYRTTIWGPTCDSTDIVCEDVDFPEHQIGDYIVFKNLGAYGMTFATNFNGFPKPTVEVYVKEDTWDMLQSIAGTNWREKTLSFFERMQPSAT; encoded by the exons ATGGACAGTGCGAAGGAAAGTCTGCTGCAGCTGAACAATGTCACGGTTCGTCCGATAGACACCGGTTCCATACAGGAGGAGATTGATCGAATTATCCGATCCGGAACACGGGAGCATCCCTTGCATGTGCTTGACCTGGACGATGTGGTCCGGAAGCACCGGAACTGGCTGCACACGATGCCCCGCGTAACCCCGTTCTACGCCGTCAAGTGTAACGATGATCCGGCGATTTTGGCTACGCTTGCCTGTCTGGGAACTGGGTTTGACTGCGCCTCGGAGGCTGAGATGCGCGCCATCTTGGCGCTCGGGGTTAGTCCGGATCGGATCCTCTTCGCACATCCCATCAAGTCGACCGAGGCGCTGGCGTTTGCCCGTGCCCGCGGAATTCGGCGCATGACGTTCGACAACGAGTACGAGCTGCAGAAGGTACACCGGGAGTATCCGGAGGCGCAGGTAGTGCTTCGCATCCGGCACGACTCGGATCGGGTTCTGATAGCGCTGGGCAAGAAGTTTGGCTGCGATGCCCGTGGTGATGGCCTGCGGCTGTTGGCTCGGGCCGCCTCGCTCGGAGTGGAAGTGATCGGTGTCAGTTTTCACGTCGGCTGTGGAAGTTTGGACGCGGACTGTTTCTATCGGGCGATCGAGTCCGCACGGTCGGTATTTGATTACGCACGCGAGAACCTTGGTGTCCACCTGAAGCTGCTCGACATCGGAGGTGGTTTCCCTGGAGATAGCGACAAACCAATCAACGAGTTTGCGCTTGCCGTCCAAAAGGGGCTGCAAGATTTCTTCCCCGAGCAAACGGTAGAAGTGATTGCCGAACCGGGTCGATACTACGTCGGGTCGGCCGTCACCCTGCTCTCGACCATCCAGGGCAAGAAAGTCACCCGGGAAGCCGATCGGATCGAGCAGATCATGTACTACATCAATGATGGCGTATTCGGGACGCTGTTCGATTGGCTCAGCCTACGGCAGATCAATGATCTCGAGCGAGCCGTTCCGGTGGTACGTCCCGAGCGCGAACAGGAGCAATCCTACCGGACCACAATCTGGGGACCAACGTGCGACTCCACCGACATTGTGTGCGAAGATGTGGACTTCCCCGAGCATCAGATCGGTGACTACATCGTGTTCAAGAATCTCGGCGCGTACGGTATGACGTTTGCCACCAACTTTAACGGATTCCCAAAGCCCACAGTGGAAGTGTACGTAAAGGAGGACACTTG GGACATGCTTCAGTCCATTGCCGGCACAAACTGGAGGGAAAAAACGTTGTCCTTTTTCGAGCGAATGCAGCCAAGCGCAACGTGA